A portion of the Clostridium gelidum genome contains these proteins:
- a CDS encoding TldD/PmbA family protein, translated as MLSKSVANEVLAKCLVTGGDFAEIFEEDSINNSISLVDGKVDDAIGGRSYGIGLRIFKGLNSVYAYTNNNSLDTLLDTAYRAALALGEVKGERQRELILNEKKITTIHPIIYFPKNVTYDKKIAILKSAYSGAKNFSDDISQVIASYSDKEQNVLIANTEGLYVQDKRIRTRLGVSAIASKGSENQTGFEGPGRHMGIEMFDSVDPAYHGREAARVAHTMLHAKNCPAGNMTVAIDNGFGGVIFHEACGHALEASAVAKGNSVFASKLGEQIASVKVTAIDDGTMVNAWGSLNIDDEGTKTQRNVLIENGILKGYMIDKLNGRRMNMEATGSSRRQSYKFQPTSRMTNTYIAAGYDKADEIIKSIEDGLYAKKLGGGSVNPVTGEFNFSVQEGYLVKNGVIQEPVRGASLIGKGSEVLMDIDMVGDNFEVAQGMCGSSSGSIPTNVGQPMIRVKKMTVGGR; from the coding sequence ATGTTATCAAAAAGTGTTGCAAACGAAGTACTGGCAAAGTGTTTAGTAACTGGAGGAGATTTTGCTGAAATATTTGAAGAAGATTCAATAAATAATTCAATATCACTAGTAGATGGTAAGGTAGATGATGCCATAGGTGGAAGAAGTTATGGAATAGGACTTAGAATTTTTAAGGGATTAAATAGTGTATATGCTTATACAAATAATAATAGTCTAGATACTCTTTTAGATACTGCCTATAGAGCAGCTTTAGCCTTAGGTGAAGTTAAGGGAGAGCGTCAAAGGGAACTTATATTAAATGAAAAGAAGATAACTACAATACACCCAATAATTTATTTCCCTAAGAATGTAACTTATGATAAAAAGATAGCTATTTTAAAAAGTGCTTATAGTGGAGCCAAGAATTTTAGTGATGATATTTCACAAGTTATTGCAAGCTATTCAGACAAAGAACAAAATGTTTTAATTGCAAATACTGAAGGGTTATACGTTCAAGATAAAAGAATAAGAACAAGGCTTGGAGTAAGTGCAATTGCATCAAAGGGGTCAGAAAACCAAACTGGATTTGAAGGACCAGGAAGACATATGGGAATTGAAATGTTTGATAGCGTTGATCCTGCATATCATGGAAGAGAAGCAGCAAGGGTAGCACATACTATGCTTCATGCTAAGAATTGTCCAGCGGGTAACATGACAGTTGCTATAGACAATGGATTTGGTGGAGTTATATTTCATGAGGCTTGTGGTCATGCATTAGAGGCTAGTGCTGTTGCTAAGGGAAATTCAGTATTTGCGAGTAAGCTTGGAGAACAAATTGCATCAGTGAAGGTAACTGCAATAGATGATGGAACAATGGTAAATGCTTGGGGATCACTAAATATAGATGACGAAGGAACTAAGACTCAAAGAAATGTATTAATTGAAAATGGTATCTTAAAAGGATATATGATTGATAAATTAAATGGAAGACGCATGAATATGGAGGCTACTGGTAGTTCAAGAAGACAAAGTTATAAGTTCCAACCAACTTCGAGAATGACTAATACTTATATAGCTGCAGGATACGATAAGGCAGATGAGATTATTAAATCTATAGAAGATGGATTGTATGCTAAGAAGCTTGGTGGTGGTTCTGTTAATCCTGTAACTGGTGAATTTAATTTCTCTGTTCAAGAAGGTTATTTAGTTAAAAATGGAGTAATTCAAGAACCGGTTAGAGGTGCAAGTCTTATTGGTAAGGGTAGTGAAGTTCTTATGGATATAGATATGGTTGGAGATAATTTTGAAGTAGCCCAAGGTATGTGTGGATCATCTTCAGGAAGTATTCCAACTAACGTAGGTCAACCTATGATTAGAGTAAAGAAAATGACAGTAGGAGGTAGATAG